In Citrus sinensis cultivar Valencia sweet orange chromosome 4, DVS_A1.0, whole genome shotgun sequence, one DNA window encodes the following:
- the LOC102617158 gene encoding cytochrome P450 94C1-like: MESQAFSLLEPLQSFYCFVLFLLTISFFLFSILLLYIQRQKFWCNCEICSSYISSSWSNEFKNLCDWYTHLLQKSKNQTIQIHVLNNTITANPDNVEYILKTRFNNYPKGKPFSMILGDLLGKGIFNVDGDLWIFQRKIATLVLASISIRTYAFELVTNEIKYRLLPLLSSSLANNDTTSNNNSVVDLQGVFRRFSFDNICKFSFGLDPYYLESSLPISQFANAFDLASKLSAERAMAALPLAWKIKRLFNMGTEKRLKKAIEVVNDLAMEVIMQKRKLDLSTENSQDLLSRFMNCISDDNYLRDIVVSFILAGRDTMAAALTTFFFLLAHHPQVVLKIRQEFDQVMSLDQEVLASYNQIREMHYLHAAVNESLRLYPPVQFDSKFAQADDILADGTYVNKGTRVTYHPYAMGRMEKIWGQDFMEFKPERWLKNAMFCPQCQYKYPVFQAGARACLGKELALAEIKMVALSVLSKFDIEIVEPRGAPRFDNGLTAMLRDGLQVLIKERNE, from the coding sequence atggAGTCTCAAGCTTTTTCATTATTGGAGCCACTGCAATCTTTCTATTGTTTCGTTCTGTTTCTCTTAACCAtatcattttttctcttctcaatCTTACTACTCTATATACAAAGGCAGAAATTTTGGTGCAACTGTGAAATTTGCTCTAGTTACATTTCATCATCTTGGTccaatgaatttaaaaatctttgtgACTGGTACACTCATCTTCTTCAAAAATCCAAAAACCAAACAATCCAAATTCATGTTCTCAACAACACAATCACAGCAAATCCAGACAATGTCGAGTATATCCTCAAAACAAGATTCAACAACTACCCTAAAGGAAAGCCATTTTCGATGATCCTTGGTGATCTTCTTGGCAAAGGAATTTTCAATGTCGATGGAGATTTATGGATATTTCAAAGGAAAATTGCTACCCTTGTGCTTGCTAGCATTTCTATCCGAACATATGCATTTGAACTCGTCACAAACGAGATCAAATATAGACTCCTTCCACTTTTATCTTCATCACTTGCAAATAACGATACTACTAGCAATAATAATAGCGTAGTGGATTTGCAAGGAGTTTTTAGAAGATTTTCATTTGATAACATTTGCAAATTTTCATTCGGGTTGGATCCTTATTATCTTGAATCATCACTCCCCATTTCTCAATTTGCCAATGCCTTTGATCTTGCATCAAAGTTATCCGCTGAGAGAGCAATGGCAGCACTGCCACTAGCATGGAAGATCAAGAGGCTTTTCAACATGGGCACTGAGAAAAGACTCAAGAAAGCAATTGAAGTTGTTAATGATCTTGCTATGGAGGTCATTATGCAGAAGAGGAAACTAGACCTTTCTACTGAAAACAGTCAAGATCTTCTATCAAGATTCATGAATTGCATCAGCGATGACAATTATTTGAGAGACATTGTTGTAAGCTTCATTTTAGCCGGCCGCGACACAATGGCCGCAGCATTAACGACATTCTTCTTTCTCCTAGCACATCACCCTCAAGTTGTGTTAAAAATTCGGCAAGAATTTGATCAAGTCATGTCATTGGATCAAGAAGTACTTGCAAGCTACAATCAAATAAGGGAAATGCATTATTTACATGCTGCAGTCAATGAGAGCTTGAGGCTATACCCACCAGTACAGTTCGACTCAAAATTTGCTCAGGCGGACGATATCCTAGCAGATGGAACCTATGTTAACAAAGGTACTAGAGTCACGTACCATCCTTATGCAATGGGAAGAATGGAAAAAATCTGGGGTCAAGATTTCATGGAATTTAAGCCTGAAAGATGGCTGAAAAATGCCATGTTTTGCCCACAATGTCAATACAAGTACCCAGTTTTTCAAGCTGGTGCCAGGGCTTGTTTGGGCAAGGAATTGGCTTTGGCGGAGATTAAAATGGTAGCTCTCTCTGTGCTTAGtaaatttgatattgaaatCGTTGAACCAAGGGGTGCACCCCGGTTCGATAATGGGCTCACAGCAATGTTGAGGGATGGGCTCCAAGTTTTGATTAAAGAGAGAAATGAGTGA